In one Liolophura sinensis isolate JHLJ2023 chromosome 11, CUHK_Ljap_v2, whole genome shotgun sequence genomic region, the following are encoded:
- the LOC135477824 gene encoding fibrinogen C domain-containing protein 1-like yields MLSVMCGLLLFSVGFVASSYNTFLKKFDVQPLVKQADEDDVSTWTDHSNFLECAYPTDCTVIQKCSHTKSGVYRVFPFGVGKGFLVHCDMVTQGGGWLVFQRRQDGSVDFFRDWQKYTDGFGNLYGEFWLGLQKIHLLTSQAHFELLVNMRSYTLGTGYASYSRFRVADESHNFRLLLGTFKGNAGDSMDHQNGLEFSTYDRDKDYSSRNCAALYHGAWWYNSCHASNLNGLYVHVKEKSTANASSVTWYQWSSKHLPLQFSEMKIRPVKIH; encoded by the exons ATGTTGTCCGTTATGTGTGGACTTCTTTTGTTCAGCGTCGGCTTTGTGGCGTCTTCGTATAACACATTTTTGAAGAAGTTTGATGTTCAACCATTGGTGAAACAAGCCGATGAAGACGATGTTTCCACGTGGACCG ATCACAGCAATTTTCTTGAATGCGCATATCCTACCGATTGTACAGTAATACAGAAGTGCAGCCACACAAAGAGCGGCGTGTACCGAGTGTTTCCGTTCGGAGTGGGAAAAGGCTTCCTTGTGCACTGTGACATGGTGACGCAGGGAGGTGGATGGCTG GTGTTTCAAAGACGACAAGATGGCTCTGTTGACTTCTTTCGTGACTGGCAGAAGTACACCGATGGGTTTGGTAACCTCTACGGGGAGTTCTGGTTGG GCTTGCAGAAGATCCACCTCCTGACCTCTCAGGCTCATTTTGAACTTCTCGTGAATATGAGAAGCTATACCCTTGGAACGGGTTACGCTTCCTACAGCAGATTCCGTGTGGCAGACGAGTCTCACAACTTCCGACTCTTACTGGGCACATTCAAGGGGAATGCTG GTGACTCAATGGATCACCAAAATGGCTTGGAGTTTTCCACATATGACCGAGATAAGGACTACAGCAGTAGGAACTGTGCTGCCTTATATCATGGGGCCTGGTGGTACAATAGTTGTCATGCCAGTAATCTGAATGGGctgtatgttcatgtgaaggaGAAGTCCACAGCAAATGCTTCATCAGTCACGTGGTACCAATGGTCGTCTAAACATCTCCCTCTTCAGTTCAGCGAGATGAAGATACGCCCGGTGAAAATCCACTAA
- the LOC135477467 gene encoding fibrinogen C domain-containing protein 1-like, with protein MFQVFQRRQDGSVDFFRNWQNYTDGFGNIYGEFWLGLQKIHLLTSQAHFELLVNMRSYTLGTGYASYSRFRVADESHNFRLLLGTFKGNAGDSMDHQNGLEFSTYDRDKDYYKANCAATYHGAWWYNSCHHSNLNGLYVHVKEKSTVNTSSVTWHQWSSKYLPLQFSEMKIRPVKIHKIDDTRDCL; from the exons ATGTTCCAGGTGTTTCAAAGACGACAAGATGGCTCTGTTGACTTCTTTCGTAACTGGCAGAATTACACCGATGGGTTTGGTAACATCTACGGCGAGTTCTGGTTGG GCCTGCAAAAGATTCATCTCTTGACCTCTCAGGCGCACTTTGAACTCCTCGTGAATATGAGAAGCTACACCCTGGGAACGGGTTACGCTTCCTACAGCAGATTCCGTGTGGCAGACGAGTCTCACAACTTCCGACTCTTACTGGGCACATTCAAGGGGAATGCCG GTGACTCAATGGATCACCAAAATGGCTTGGAGTTTTCCACATATGACCGAGATAAGGACTACTACAAAGCGAATTGTGCTGCGACATATCATGGGGCCTGGTGGTACAATAGTTGCCATCACAGTAATCTGAATGGGctgtatgttcatgtgaaggaGAAGTCCACAGTAAATACTTCATCAGTAACGTGGCACCAATGGTCGTCTAAATATCTCCCTCTTCAGTTCAGCGAGATGAAGATACGCCCGGTGAAAATCCACAAAATAGACGATACTCGTGATTGTTTATAA